One genomic region from Portunus trituberculatus isolate SZX2019 chromosome 3, ASM1759143v1, whole genome shotgun sequence encodes:
- the LOC123508912 gene encoding clotting factor G beta subunit-like, whose product MKKPHERLLTTVTALILISTGHAGHIPVIFEGTGLPLREARPGTPVVPGFTETPFLASDSPDSLSNVTIREDGRVVFAPFLREDLANDIPVLCGNYELQPGESLTVASPNFPKDYPLRFWCRWQFTAVGGTEKLSLTCSDFDLYVNDFLRVMEFDVTGIKYSLTDAPEVTATEGNVLILRFVSNPWNAAPGFKCTVSHVDEPTTTTTTTTTTTTTTTTTTTTSTTTTSVSHPDCGFKRETRIANGEYTEPNEYPWQVKLSMRWSDGHRRSCGGTIINEQWILTAAHCTYRTNRPGTSLYYPTVRVLVSAHIHTRPSATGGYWTIADSIHMNPGYRLATDIALIKLRIPLEFSDTIAPICLPPSSWEPRTFEDELLTLIGWGRTETGIYPYKLKEYDTVGYSFPQCNEFYEDMLEETQMCTDGSEKKHTCKGDSGGPVMYTESNGRIYQAGIISFGASNTCRHEDPDGHVRVAAFTDWIQEVIAENS is encoded by the exons atgaagaaaccaCACGAACGACTGCTAACCACCGTGACGGCCCTAATCCTCATCTCCACGGGGCACGCTGGACACATTCCCGTGATATTTGAAGGAACAGGATTGCCACTAAGGGAAGCGAGGCCAGGCACTCCGGTCGTCCCTGGCTTCACTGAGACCCCTTTCCTTGCCTCTGATTCTCCAGATTCTCTCAGCAATGTTACTATAAGGGAAGATGGACGTGTTGTGTTTGCACCTTTCCTGAGAGAAG ACTTAGCCAACGACATACCAGTGCTGTGTGGGAACTATGAGCTACAGCCTGGCGAGTCTCTAACCGTGGCTTCTCCTAACTTCCCTAAGGATTACCCCTTACGCTTCTGGTGTCGCTGGCAGTttacc GCTGTGGGAGGTACCGAGAAGTTGTCCTTAACCTGTTCTGATTTTGACCTCTACGTGAACGACTTCTTGAGGGTCATGGAGTTCGACGTGACTGGGATTAA aTACTCCTTGACTGACGCTCCTGAAGTAACCGCCACTGAGGGGAATGTTTTAATCCTTCGTTTCGTCAGTAACCCCTGGAATGCTGCCCCGGGATTTAAGTGCACTGTGTCTCATGTCg ATGAacccacaacaaccaccaccaccaccaccaccaccaccaccaccaccaccaccaccactaccaccagtaccaccaccaccagcgtgtCTCACCCTGACTGTGGCTTCAAGCGAGAGACCAGAATTGCTAATGGAGAATATACAGAGCCTAATGAATATCCCTGGCAG GTGAAGTTGTCTATGAGGTGGTCAGATGGGCACAGAAGAAGTTGCGGAGGTACAATTATCAACGAACAGTGGATTCTTACGGCCGCACACTGCACTTACAG AACAAACCGTCCCGGGACAAGCTTGTATTATCCCACTGTGAGGGTATTGGTCAGCGCTCACATCCACACCAGGCCATCAGCTACTGGTGGATACTGGACCATAGCTGATTCTATCCACATGAATCCCGGCTACAGGCTCGCTACGGACATTGCTTTGATTAA GCTAAGAATACCACTTGAATTCTCCGACACTATAGCACCGATTTGTCTGCCGCCGAGTAGCTGGGAACCTCGCACTTTTGAGGATGAACTCTTGACTCTTATTGGTTGGGGCAGGACTGagacag gcATTTACCCGTACAAGCTGAAGGAATATGACACAGTGGGTTACAGCTTTCCTCAATGCAACGAGTTTTACGAAGACATGTTAGAGGAAACCCAGATGTGCACTGATGGCTCTGAGAAGAAACACACCTGCAAA GGGGATTCTGGTGGCCCTGTCATGTACACGGAGTCCAATGGCAGGATTTACCAAGCGGGCATCATCAGTTTCGGAGCCTCGAACACCTGCAGACACGAAGACCCAGACGGCCATGTGCGTGTGGCTGCTTTTACTGACTGGATTCAAGAGGTTATTGCTGAGAATTCCTAA